A single window of Nicotiana tomentosiformis chromosome 1, ASM39032v3, whole genome shotgun sequence DNA harbors:
- the LOC138907218 gene encoding uncharacterized protein — MTWDRFTRIFLDKYIPRSQREELRFQFEQLQHGQMSVTDYEARFSELSRHALMIIPTEMERVRRFVAGLHTGIQATMAREVEMGTSYELVVEIAQRIEGVRQRS; from the coding sequence atgacttgggataggttcacccgtatcttcctggataaGTATATTCCACGCTCCCAGAGGGAAGAAttacggtttcagtttgagcagcttcagcatggtcaaatgtcagtgaccgattatgaggcgaggttctctgagttgtctcgccatgcacttatgataatcCCTACTGAGatggagagagtgcggaggtttgttgcgggtttacatactggcattcaggctactatggctcgagaggttgagatgggtacttcttatgagctagtcgtggagattgCCC